Genomic segment of Penaeus monodon isolate SGIC_2016 chromosome 32, NSTDA_Pmon_1, whole genome shotgun sequence:
NNNNNNNNNNNNNNNNNNNNNNNNNNNNNNNNNNNNNNNNNNNNNNNNNNNNNNNNNNNNNNNNNNNNNNNNNNNNNNNNNNNNNNNNNNNNNNNNNNNNNNNNNNNNNNNNNNNNNNNNNNNNNNNNNNNNNNNNNNNNNNNNNNNNNNNNNNNNNNNNNNNNNNNNNNNNNNNNNNNNNNNNNNNNNNNNNNNNNNNNNNNNNNNNNNNNNNNNNNNNNNNNNNNNNNNNNNNNNNNNNNNNNNNNNNNNNNNNNNNNNNNNNNNNNNNNNNNNNNNNNNNNNNNNNNNNNNNNNNNNNNNNNNNNNNNNNNNNNNNNNNNNNNNNNNNNNNNNNNNNNNNNNNNNNNNNNNNNNNNNNNNNNNNNNNNNNNNNNNNNNNNNNNNNNNNNNNNNNNNNNNNNNNNNNNNNNNNNNNNNNNNNNNNNNNNNNNNNNCTGGATCTTGTGACTATTCCTTTGTTTTGTAGGAGAAGACTAAAGAATATGCCGTTAAGTATACAATGCAGTAAGCACAAGAAATGCTGAAATTACATTAAACATATGAAAAGATGCATTTTAAATCGAGGCATGTCAACaaccaaataaaatgaaaacaaattggAATCTCAAGGAAGCACAAAACTGATGCTGAAGTCTGACAAATACTCGGCCGATATTGTGGTGCTCTATGCTGACTGGTGAGCATGNNNNNNNNNNNNNNNNNNNNNNNNNNNNNNNNNNNNNNNNNNNNNNNNNNNNNNATGTGCCCAGGGAANNNNNNNNNNNNNNNNNNNNNNNNNNNNNNNNNNNNNNNNNNNNNNNNNNNNNNNNNNNNNNNNNNNNCAGTAAAACCCAACAACTTTTATATGAGTCTTTAAATACAAGGGTAGCGTAAGAAAAcccaattataatgatgatcgtgACAAAATTTAAGGATAAGGCAATTAGATTAAAAGGGATTCTTAGGTAAACCAAACagtgttaaagaaaagaaaacgcttgcagctatgaaaaaaaatgcaaacgttTTTACCCTTACGTCAAGACAGGAAAAAGTCAAGGAGAGTGGAGTAGGGCCTTCCTGAAAGGATAATAAGGAGGCTTCCTGATGCCCTACAAATAGAGACTTCACAACAGACTCTAGGCAGATTATAAACTGTAAATGATAAAGATTTAATGGACATAaactatcaaaagaaaaaaagcactGGAAACATAACTGGCAGCGGAAATATAAATTCATCTTAAAATAACAAGGAACACCCCTGGCACTTTCCTAAAAGGAGGTCCTTAGACACGAGAATTAATGGAACACTGAAGGAGTTCTGTATAATTCCTATACATAGGTGGAAAAAAAAGGTCAACTTTGACCAGATATATGTAAACGTTATCATCTCGATTGtaaaatattcgaaaaaaagaCAGTAAGAAAAGAATACAACCTCTAGCCCAGAAAAATAGGCCTACCAGAAGATTACCTTAAGAAGGGAGGAAAATTTAACGTAATATACTTAGACTTAGCAAAAGCTTCCGACAATGGCAGTTTACGAAATATTTACTCACACCGTTAAGGATCTTAGAGTCAGGGAAGAAAGTAACAGAATGAAACACCATGTTATGGGTAGAGGATAGTCTTTAGTGTAACTTTGATTGATTATGATTGAGACATTTATAGAAATTGTAANNNNNNNNNNNNNNNNNNNNNNNNNNNNNNNNNNNNNNNNNNNNNNNNNNNNNNNNNNNNNNNNNNNNNNNNNNNNNNNNNNNNNNNNNNNNNNNNNNNNNNNNNNNNNNNNNNNNNNNNNNNNNNNNNNNNNNNNNNNNNNNNNNNNNNNNNNNNNNNNNNNNNNNNNNNNNNNNNNNNNNNNNNNNNNNNNNNNNNNNNNNNNNNNNNNNNNNNNNNNNNNNNNNNNNNNNNNNNNNNNNNNNNNNNNNNNNNNNNNNNNNNNNNNNTTACAATTTCTAATAAATAGTctacaataataatcaatcaaaGTTACACTAAAGAACTATCCTCTACCCATAAACATGGTGTTCATTCTGTTACTTTCTTCCCTGACTCTAAGATCCGAACGTGTTGGGAGTTAATTATTGCGTAACTGCATTGTCGGAAGCTTTTGCTAAAGTCTAAGTATATTCGTTAATTTTCCTCCCTTGATAGGTAATCTTCTGGAGGCCTATTTTTCGGGCTAGAGGTTGTATTCTTTTTCTTACTGTCTTTTCGAAAAATATTTGACAATCTGAGTGATAACGGTACATTATATATGGTCACAGTCGGGACTTTTGTTTCAACCTATATATAGGAATTATACAGACCCTTCAGGGTTCATTAATTCTCGTGTCTAAGGAACTCCTTTTAGAGGGCCAggggttttcctttattttaaagaTGAATTTATATGTTCCAGCTGCCAGTTGATtgtgtcagtgttttttttcgtttgataGTATGTCATTTAAATACTTTTCATTACAGTTTCTACAATGCTGCTAAGAGTCTGTTGTGAACGTCTTCTTATTTTCGGGACATTCAGAAGCTCCTTACATTATACTTTCAGGAGGCCCTACTGCCACTCTCCTTGCTTTTTCCTGTCGTTGGAAGTAAGTGTAAAaacgtttgcatttttttttttttcaagcggcAAGGTTTCTTTCTTTAACAATGTTTGGTTACCTAAAGAATTTTTAATCTAATTGCCTTATCTTAAATTTTGTCACGATCATTCATTATAATGGGGTTTATTACGCTACCCCTCCTTTGTATTTAAAGGACTCAGTTATAAAGTTTACTGTATTTAGNNNNNNNNNNNNNNNNNNNNNNNNNNNNNNNNNNNNNNNNNNNNNNNNNNNNNNNNNNTATCCCTGGGCACANNNNNNNNNNNNNNNNNNNNNNNNNNNNNNNNNNNNNNNNNNNNNNNNNNCTCTCACCAGTCAGCAATAAGCCCCGCCATATCGCCGAGTATTGTCAGACATTCAGCATCAGTTTGTGCTTCCCTTGAgattcatttgttttcattttatttggtgTGACATGCCTCGATTTAAAATGAATCTTGCAGTATGTTTAATGTAATTTCAGCAATTTCTTGTGCTTACTTGCAATTTGTATATTAGACGGCTATTCTTTAGGTCTTCTCCTATACAAAACACAAGGAATAGTCACAAGGATCAGTTTGTGTAGNNNNNNNNNNNNNNNNNNNNNNNNNNNNNNNNNNNNNNNNNNNNNNNNNNNNNNNNNNNNNNNNNNNNNNNNNNNNNNNNNNNNNNNNNNNNNNNNNNNNNNNNNNNNNNNNNNNNNNNNNNNNNNNNNNNNNNNNNNNNNNNNNNNNNNNNNNNNNNNNNNNNNNNNNNNNNNNNNNNNNNNNNNNNNNNNNNNNNNNNNNNNNNNNNNNNNNNNNNNNNNNNNNNNNNNNNNNNNNNNNNNNNNNNNNNNNNNNNNNNNNNNNNNNNNNNNNNNNNNNNNNNNNNNNNNNNNNNNNNNNNNNNNNNNNNNNNNNNNNNNNNNNNNNNNNNNNNNNNNNNNNNNNNNNNNNNNNNNNNNNNNNNNNNNNNNNNNNNNNNNNNNNNNNNNNNNNNNNNNNNNNNNNNNNNNNNNNNNNNNNNNNNNNNNNNNNNNNNNNNNNNNNNNNNNNNNNNNNNNNNNNNNNNNNNNNNNNNNNNNNNNNNNNNNNNNNNNNNNNNNNNNNNNNNNNNNNNNNNNNNNNNNNNNNNNNNNNATCTAGCGTAAAATTCCCTCCCACGAGGTGCACTCGCCGTCGCCCTTCAAGGAGGAAACGGCGAGCGGGCGTGAGCGGGCGAGAGGCGGGCAAGAGCGGGCGTGAGCGGGCGAGAGCGGGCAAGAGGGCGTTGAGACGTGATCGGGCGGGAGCGGGCGAGAGCGGCGAGAGGGGCCCCCCGAGAGCGGTCGACGCGCGTCTTATCATCATTTCCGAAGTAATTGGATCACTTTGCGTCATCCGCCCCCGTAATGACTCATCAGTTCTATCAGTCTAGTGCCAAACTCGTCGCGGGAAACCTcttgttttttaagttttttgttgAGTCGAGGGNNNNNNNNNNNNNNNNNNNNNNNNNNNNNNNNNNNNNNNNNNNNNNNNNNNNNNNNNNNNNNNNNNNNNNNNNNNNNNNNNNNNNNNNNNNNNNNNNNNNNNNNNNNNNNNNNNNNNNNNNNNNNNNNNNNNNNNNNNNNNNNNNNNNNNNNNNNNNNNNNNNNNNNNNNNNNNNNNNNNNNNNNNNNNNNNNNNNNNNNNNNNNNNNNNNNNNNNNNNNNNNNNNNNNNNNNNNNNNNNNNNNNNNNNNNNNNNNNNNNNNNNNNNNNNNNNNNNNNNNNNNNNNNNNNNNNNNNNNNNNNNNNNNNNNNNNNNNNNNNNNNNNNNNNNNNNNNNNNNNNNNNNNNNNNNNNNNNNNNNNNNACAAAAGGGGAAACCATATATATGGTAAACTTCCACCCCCCACGTGTCTCCTGATGTTTCCTTtatgtctacatttttttttagtggtgttcccattaaaaaaaaaaatcccttatccATTCTTCACTTTTCATGCAATATTTTCACTCTTGTCGCCATTCTCTTCGTACACCTGTACAAtagctttaaaatttatttttgaccCTACTTTTCTTCCCGCCCAAACATTTTTCCCTTACTCATTTTTTAGCATATTTGTTATCCCCTTCTCCACTCCCCACTCACTATGCAACACCGAAATCCATCGGATATTGCAGTGCAATTCGCGTCCGTGTGAATGATATCTCAAAAACATATTAGCACAACAAACACTGTCGGAGTTTGTCCATTCCTTTCATAGTATAACGAAGGGACGATGAGTCGTGGCNNNNNNNNNNNNNNNNNNNNNNNNNNNNNNNNNNNNNNNNNNNNNNNNNNNNNNNNNNNNNNNNNNNNNNNNNNNNNNNNNNNNNNNNNNNNNNNNNNNNNNNNNNNNNNNNNNNNNNNNNNNNNNNNNNNNNNNNNNNNNNNNNNNNNNNNNNNNNNNNNNNNNNNNNNNNNNNNNNNNNNNNNNNNNNNNNNNNNNNNNNNNNNNNNNNNNNNNNNNNNNNNNNNNNNNNNNNNNNNNNNNNNNNNNNNNNNNNNNNNNNNNNNNNNNNNNNNNNNNNNNNNNNNNNNNNNNNNNNNNNNNNNNNNNNNNNNNNNNNNNNNNNNNNNNNNNNNNNNNNNNNNNNNNNNNNNNNNNNNNNNNNNNNNNNNNNNNNNNNNNNNNNNNNNNNNNNNNNNNNNNNNNNNNNNNNNNNNNNNNNNNNNNNNNNNNNNNNNNNNNNNNNNNNNNNNNNNNNNNNNNNNNNNNNNNNNNNNNNNNNNNNNNNNNNNNNNNNNNNNNNNNNNNNNNNNNNNNNNNNNNNNNNNNNNNNNNNNNNNNNNNNNNNNNNNNNNNNNNNNNNNNNNNNNNNNNNNNNNNNNNNNNNNNNNNNNNNNNNNNNNNNNNNNNNNNNNNNNNNNNNNNNNNNNNNNNNNNNNNNNNNNNNNNNNNNNNNNNNNNNNNNNNNNCGGTATCTCAAGAACGGGCTAAACGACCCTTCCCTTGGTACAGCAAGGTGATGTTCCCACTGGGTACTATCACTAACTCTTTCTTTTTTGGAACCTTTGCATCTTTTCTTGCTTCACTTTCCCTTCTGTGtctattttttactttctcttctcgtcctttcttgtttctcttctttatctttttgcgCTCCATTATTACCATTGAGGGAACGAGGGGCGGCAAGAAAGGCAGTCGGACGTGGGGGAGGATCAGGCTATTTAAGCTCTGTAACAAACAATCTTACGGGTCAGATCGCTTGCTGGCAACGAAATCTCTCAACAAGAGGCAGTAAACGAACGTGGAcgaagggaggggacagggggtgCCTGATCGGTACACCTCGCTGAGAAAACATGTTCTCGACAGTGCTGCGTACTTTCGGGGCCCCTTTTTGGAGATAAGCAGAAcgtcatttttttactatattagcctcatttatatattatctcatacttTCCTGTAGGGTTTAACCGATAAGAATGTTTATGTTCGCTTTTTGGAATCCAGATGCGTCCATCTCTATCCCCCACAATAACCCATCGTATGATAATGACTGACATTATAAATAGCACTTACCTACGGTGGCCACTGACAATAAATGCTTATGTCACCCATAATAAATTCTAAAATAGCTACATGagtatttaattcttttatgatCTTAATCCTAAAACTTGTTCTTTAATAATGTGATGGGGAATCCACAGCTAACTTAAACAGATTCCCTTGTTGTTACTGTTTCAACTTTATATTTGCCCTCTGATACCCTTAAGCTTAGGAGTACCATATCTAGATCAATAGAATCTTGAATTATGTTCTCTTACTATTTACATAAGTTATTACAGCGCATTGGTCCTCCAACGTACTCGCTCTGCCACGGGGGGACCTCCCTTTAACTAGAGAGCTTCTCTCCCCCACGAACACTCCCTGGGAGTAACCACGAGCGGCCAACATCCGCCGGCTGAGAAGATTCCGAGGGGCAACCAGACAAGGCGCCATGACCAAAGCCCAGTCTTTCACCGCCATAGGGCGCCAGAGCTCTCTGGAGACCGACGTGTGAGCAGCAGCAGCGCCCTCGGCAGGCCCAGGACCAGCCTTGCATGGGGACGGCCCAGGACCAATCCAAGGAAGGAGGGCTTGGTGAGACGAGAGGCCGAGAGCTAGCAGTCAACGCTCTTTCCCCGTGCATGAGAATACTTAGGGAGAAGAAAACAAGGTCTTAGAAGAAACCTTGAGATCTCAGGATGTGTAAACATAGACACAAGACGGGGCTCCAGCCGTGACCGAACCATGTTACAAATTGAATGGTGTTCACACGGACTTGGTTATGAAGTTCCAACGGAACTGTTTACTGGTGTTATTACATAGGTTACTGTGTTGAGGGTGGTCATCACAAACCACTTTGACACCGAAACGTTTCTTTTCATTTAGAAAGTTAGTTAGCCAGCTCCCCGTGTCTACCAGACCTGTGGCTGGTTTCCACAAATCAATTTACTCACATCACGGTCTTCCATGGTGCTGACACTGTTAAATGACAACGCTCGCTAGATGTACAGAATCCTGCCCTTGCCTGTTTATTTCTACTCGCTAGAACCTGGGTACGCTGCTTGCTCGGACGGGAACTCCAGGATTAGATCTAGTTATGGTGAAGTTGGTTAATATGATAGAGGTGTTTTCAGGCAAGaactacattataaaaaataaaatcgggAGTTCCTGCTCAAAATGCGACGGATCCTTGCCTATGTTGGGCGTCCTGCATTAGCCTTTCCGAGCACGGCAGTCAACCTCAATTCCTGGCGGGTAAGAAGCCTGTATATTAGGGAGGCCCGAGTCTTCCGGCCTCGGGATTATTCATGTATAATTACTATAGTTAATCAAGAACACTGAGTTCATCGTATTTCAAGAAGAGACTACATTCTACAACCGATTATGAATGTTTGTTATCCTCACGGTGGATGCAGGCAACGTCTTGGACAGGAGCCAATGACCGCCGTAAAAATGTGgttaaaacacacataaatcagACAAGGTTTTTCAGTTCcgattaatatagattattagaAGACCAGATAACATTTCGTATAAGGTGCTATAATCCTACAAGGGGCGATATTTCTCTAGTCAGAGGGTTCCTGTCCTTCCCCAAAAACCTGTTACTCGGTGGTGTTATCATTTGTTTATAATGGATGTACTTTGCCCTTTCGTTGTCTGTTTCACATATCATGTCATGTTTTGTTCCGTCTTGCTGTAGTGCCACAACGAGTTTATTATTGCCAAGAAATTCTTTCTTCTTACAAATTATTTATAACGTGGAGGTAAAGGCGCCTGTCATAGTTACAGTCTCTGTTGTATTCACTATTTTGACATCAATGAGCTGTTTATCAAGAAAGCATGtatcatatgattatattttttaatctccCTGTTGAAAATGCTGTTCACCAGACCGTTCTTTAATAGACAGGTTATAAAGTTTCGGCTTTGTAACTTTAGCCCAACACGTTTTATGTTATTCTTATATTTCCAACTTGCAAGTTTCTCGTCCCTTTCCATTCGTTTAAGGTAATGGTACATGTGATCAAGAAACTTGGCAGAGAGGTTCCTAGTCATTTTCTAACTAGTCAGTGAATCATCGTTTGCATCACGCGCGTAACTCATTTGCCAATAACAAACTCAAGGCAAGCAATCCTGCTCCGTGTACAGATAATTTACTCAACCCTGGTATGGAGATGGTGGTTTCTGGCCGGCCATCGCGTCGGAAGGGAATTTTCTTAGGAAAGTCTAGAAAATCCACATCATGGATGCCTCTTGCATGCAGGCTGGCGCCACCATCTTTATATTGGCATATGCATCACCTGTTATCTTGACAGTACTCACcgtgtatatattgtaaacaagGTCTTCTCTTATCCTGATGAAAATGTTGCATGGATATATGAAATTAGAAGGATTTTACAAtcaattaaatgttttatttacaaaaatgtattttccttccatccaaataacaaataaaaaatcggtATGATTTAGGTTTTAAAAGTCTCACGTGACAACCTGAGTGGGGATCCTCCCGAGGACGCCGCTCGTCTCGAGGACCACCCTCCGTCGCCTCCGTGAGCTCGTCCAGCTCCCGCCACGACTAGCCGAAGGCTCGCCATCAGGTCGTCCATGCTGACGTCCTCGCCCTGACTCACCTTCAGGTGGGCCACGGCCTGCTCCTTGGAGGGCAGCATGGCCAGGCCCACCAGGTAGAACTTCTCCACGAACCAGTTGTGGTGGCTGGCCAGGATGGTCCTGTAGGCCGACTCAAACGGGTGCAGGAGAGGCTCGTCCCTTGGCAGGGGAATAATCGCATGCAAGGCGAGGGACAGATACTGAAGATGGCGCTGCAGACACGTGAATAGAATCGTGCCGGAGACCGGATCAATATCCCCGACAGTGCCGGCTGCGTCCTCAAAGCGGATCATGCCAGAAAGGGTTTGGTATTCCTGCCGATTTACGCCTTGGTGGCGAATCTCCAGATTTCTTATGCGATCTTCCAGCATCTGCGTCTGAACGGTGGCGAAGCTCCCGAAGTTACTCAGGAAGGCGTTCAGGAGGCGGTACATGCGGATGTACTCGGCGAGCACGATGTCTCCGCGACTGCGACAACGAAGGATATTGATGTAGAGAAGCTGCAGCATCGTGGGCTTCATCTGGGAAGGGTGGATGGCCGCGCCGTCGCTGGCATCCGCCGGCCGGTGCGGGTCATGCTCCTCCAGCGTGCCCTTGATCGATTCGTCCGGTTTAATGGCANNNNNNNNNNNNNNNNNNNNNNNNNNNNNNNNNNNNNNNNNNNNNNNNNNATGACTGCCATCCGCATTGTTTTCTTCGGACGTGTCGGAAAGGACGCTCATGATGTCCTTGAGGAGGTGCACTTCCTCCTCGACGTCGATGTTGAGGGGCGCGGAGTCCGCCTCGTCCGAAACGCTGGCCACGATCTGCTGGATGTCCTTCGACGCTTCCTCCATGGCGCTCGCCAGCTGCAGTCGCATGATCTCGCTGTCCTCGGCCTCGAGGAACTCCTCCACAAGGGCGTAGGCCGGCTCCGCCGCCAGCAGGGACAGGTCGTCGGCCTCGACGTCGATGTTCTCCAGCGGGTAGGGCACGGGCGAGGTCGCGAGGCCCACCAGCAGCCACACGATGAGCATGACCGCGGGAATCAGCAGGAACAGCATCAAAAACAGCTGCAACGAGGGATAACaatatggtaacaataatggGCGCGATGTTCATTAGGCAAGAGATAAAGGGTACTATAAatacggaggggagggggggggggtaatcctgGAGTAAATATATGCCTCGGATTGCCAAGACTAATTCCATGCTAACGGGATATACACGAGCAGCCTGAAATTTATTAGGgggaagattctttttttttaatgcagaaaACAGACAAGCTTAATTAAACAACTTTCGAGATAAgggtatttttcttctctctttgaaTGATAAGGTTtagccagataaaaaaaaaacttttatggtGCATTCTTGCTGCTTGCTGGTTTTCGGTAAGTTAGGAAAGATGNNNNNNNNNNNNNNNNNNNNNNNNNNNGATTAAAGGAGAGGTGAAAGACGGCTCTTAAAAAAAATAGTCTACAGACaattaagaaataatgaaaaaaaaagtcagtccaTGAAAACGAACTAATGAATCAttcaacatttttatatatgtatataaaaaagacacattcccattcatatataacatatatattctttttcgtgAAAGAGCGAAAGGTTACGCCCCTTCATTATTCACGCGAGGCGCCCGAAGCTTTGCCCGAACACGAGCGAGATTAAGATTCCCTCTTTGTCGCTTCTGCAGCACGTACTATTTTAGTTCTTGGAGGTCCTTCCGAAAAAGTTGAGCGGGTTATATTACGGGCGTTTTGTCGTTCNNNNNNNNNNNNNNNNNNNNNNNNNNNNNNNNNNNNNNNNNNNNNNNNNNNNNNNNNNNNNNNNNNNNNNNNNNNNNNNNNNNNNNNNNNNatttttttttacaacttttgcTGTTGCTGCNNNNNNNNNNNNNNNNNNNNNNNNNNNNNNNNNNNNNNNNNNNNNNNNNNNNNNNNNNNNNNNNNNNNNNNNNNNNNNNNNNNNNNNNNNNNNNNNNNNNNNNNNNNNNNNNNNNNNNNNNNNNNNNNNNNNNNNNNNNNNNNNNNNNNNNNNNNNNNNNNNNNNNNNNNNNNNNNNNNNNNNNNNNNNNNNNNNNNNNNNNNNNNNNNNNNNNNNNNNNNNNNNNNNNNNNNNNNNNNNNNNNNNNNNNNNNNNNNNNNNNNNNNNNNNNNNNNGCCACCCCCGAGCCTCGCCCTCCGCACCCACCAATGCAGAAGGCACGGCGGCAGGACCGAGCGTGGCATTCTCGCGCACTGCACGGGACTCCTTAAGGATGAGGTACCGAACATCTGGCGCCAGGACGGCCTTCGTACCCTTgcctccttcctacctccttccccctcctgcctcctccttcgaTTCCTCCTAATCCCCCACATCTATCGCGTTccgctccctccacctccttccagcccccccacccccctatcatGTCCCCCCCTCCTATCTCACCTATCGCGTTCCTCCCCCTCACTACCTCctttcaacctccctccctcccctccttctagcCCCCACCCCATcatgtccctccccctcctacctctatcacctcctcccttccccctccttccagaCCCCCACCACCCTCTATTCCTCCTATAACTTTCCGCATCGCTTGTCCTTCATGTTTCTTGCATAAGCCAGAGGAAGaagcaattggggggggggggaggaaggaagtaaaaagagagagaaagtaaccgaaggaagatgaaaaagaggagaaaaggagaggaaaagaaggctaCGAAAAGGACGNNNNNNNNNNNNNNNNNNNNNNNNNNNNNNNNNNNNNNNNNNNNNNNNNNNNNNNNNNNNNNNNNNNNNNNNNNNNNNNNNNNNNNNNNNNNNNNNNNNNNNNNNNNNNNNNNNNNNN
This window contains:
- the LOC119593532 gene encoding uncharacterized protein LOC119593532; this encodes MITEEQMSIGQRTTDVMGTVIQRAAYVEQECGTVVQLYKVQRMWYRTVLLGYQYTKYSVCGTAYVVQDCVIRVPTYKIQRIRPPEELLSDLMAGGVDSKAGKGEGQRARRRQGGVGQCHLGGRALFLMLFLLIPAVMLIVWLLVGLATSPVPYPLENIDVEADDLSLLAAEPAYALVEEFLEAEDSEIMRLQLASAMEEASKDIQQIVASVSDEADSAPLNIDVEEEVHLLKDIMSVLSDTSEENNADGRHAGGA